One Cicer arietinum cultivar CDC Frontier isolate Library 1 chromosome 8, Cicar.CDCFrontier_v2.0, whole genome shotgun sequence DNA segment encodes these proteins:
- the LOC101497854 gene encoding uncharacterized protein: MDNDGWDLSAIVRSCKATTFTNPTTVFETPTPNTSTNNARSPLKPTDFIELEKLTTIINPNTTISTPTSTSTSTSTSASAANILKPTFTIGTPAFTYTSVHNTNQNSTFYDVSTLGIQQEMQLNPQTDLFTRVYIPTKVNCIKVTSAHFDLAYNHPSLQQQSQRELNQLPIQKKSADESGLPCEY, translated from the exons ATGGACAATGATGGTTGGGATCTATCAGCCATTGTGCGTAGTTGCAAAGCTACCACCTTTACTAATCCCACCACCGTTTTTGAAACTCCCACCCCCAACACCTCGACCAATAACGCTAGATCTCCTCTTAAACCAACTGATTTCATAGAGCTAGAAAAATTGACAACCATCATAAATCCCAATACCACTATCTCCACCCCCACCTCCACCTCCACCTCCACCTCCACCTCCGCCTCCGCCGCCAATATCCTTAAACCCACATTCACTATCGGCACTCCCGCTTTCACTTACACCAGTGTTCATAACACcaatcaaaattcaactttttatGATGTCTCAACACTCGGGATACAACAAGAAATGCAATTAAATCCACAAACTGATTTATTCACAAG gGTGTATATTCCTACAAAGGTTAACTGCATTAAAGTTACTAGTGCTCATTTTGATCTTGCATACAATCACCCATCACTTCAACAACAATCCCAAAGAGAACTCAATCAACTACCGATTCAA AAAAAATCAGCAGATGAATCTGGTTTGCCATGTGAATACTGA
- the LOC101491235 gene encoding uncharacterized protein, with translation MALPSEPHRRRNNNNQISSFLQSTASNFISLFNSHNPPSPPFSPQPPSSISLPLFFAPPLSTAESTHPSAKSVRVSRLNSNGKGGGSGGGGPAFVGQVFSMCDLSGTGLMAVSTHFDLPFITKRTPKWLKNMFAAITKSERNGPVFRFFIDLGDAVSYVKKLNVPSGVVGACRLDLAYEHFKEKPHMFQFVPNEKQVKAANKLLKTIPHNGVRKKVDGVPVFSAQNLDIAIATTDGIKWYTPYFFDKNMLDNILEEAVDQHFHTLIQTRHIQRRRDVVDDNLAAEVIEEIGDSLGEPPEVQEVLDEMGHPSIPLSVISKAAELQFHYTVDKVLLGNRWLRKATGIQPEFPYMVDSFERRSEASFLRLTESSNCVDNPNVEIDSKQTECADSSEYNLDGSTEAAQDHHSKLRLPFGNWFHHPNSKHSHEKVGLSRKDVNKEDLKQNTFLPKITMVGLSTEEAGHMSKSSLKKTMDDLTKELEKTELDDITGGGSDECKVEDRDPLFVANVGDYYSSVGRTGTPRWIRGGSN, from the exons ATGGCTCTACCGTCCGAACCTCACCGCCGccgcaacaacaacaaccaaatcTCCTCTTTCCTTCAATCCACCGCTTCAAATTTCATTTCTCTCTTCAACTCACACAATCCTCCTTCACCTCCATTTTCACCTCAACCACCTTCCTCAATCTCTCTCCCTCTCTTCTTCGCGCCACCTCTCTCCACCGCCGAGTCAACTCATCCTTCCGCTAAATCGGTGAGAGTTTCGAGACTCAATTCCAATGGCAAAGGCGGTGGTAGTGGTGGTGGTGGTCCCGCTTTTGTTGGTCAGGTTTTCAGTATGTGTGACCTCTCTGGTACTGGTCTCATGGCTGTTTCTACTCACTTTGATCTTCCCTTCATCACCAAAAG AACCCCAAAGTGGCTGAAAAACATGTTTGCAGCAATCACCAAGAGTGAGAGGAACGGCCCTGTATTTCgcttttttattgatttaggAGATGCAG TTTCATATGTCAAAAAACTGAATGTTCCAAGTGGCGTGGTGGGTGCCTGCCGTCTTGATTTAGCATATGAACATTTCAAG GAAAAGCCTCACATGTTCCAATTTGTTCCGAATGAGAAGCAG GTCAAGGCAGCCAATAAACTTCTGAAGACAATCCCACACAATGGTGTCAGGAAAAAGGTCGATGGGGTGCCTGTGTTTAGTGCTCAGAACTTGGATATTGCAATAGCAACTACAGATGGGATTAAATG GTATACTCCCTACTTCTTCGACAAAAACATGCTTGATAACATTCTTGAAGAAGCTGTCGATCAACATTTCCATACATTAATCCAAACTCGGCACATTCAGCGGCGGCGAGATGTGGTTGATGACAACTTGGCAGCAGAAGTGATTGAGGAAATTGGAGATAGTTTAGGGGAACCTCCAGAG GTTCAAGAAGTGCTTGATGAAATGGGCCATCCTAGTATACCACTGAGTGTTATTTCTAAAGCTGCAGAACTCCAGTTCCATTATACCGTTGACAAAGTACTCTTGGGTAATAGGTGGTTGCGGAAAGCGACAGGCATACAACCAGAATTTCCATATATGGTTGATTCATTTGAAAGAAG AAGTGAAGCATCTTTTCTGAGACTTACAGAGTCAAGCAACTGCGTTGATAACCCTAATGTCGAAATTGATTCTAAACAAACTGAATGTGCAGACTCTTCTGAATATAATTTAGATGGTAGCACCGAAGCAGCCCAAGACCATCATTCCAAATTAAGGCTACCTTTTGGTAATTGGTTCCATCATCCAAACTCAAAACACTCCCATGAAAAAGTAGGGTTATCAAGAAAAGATGTAAATAAAGAAGATTTGAAACAAAACACTTTTCTTCCGAAAATTACGATGGTTGGTCTCTCTACAGAAGAAGCAGGCCATATGAGCAAATCGAGTTTGAAAAAGACAATGGATGATTTGACAAAAGAGTTGGAGAAGACAGAACTTGATGATATAACTGGTGGTGGTAGTGATGAATGCAAAGTCGAAGATAGAGATCCACTATTTGTAGCAAATGTAGGTGATTATTATTCTAGTGTTGGAAGGACAGGAACCCCTCGTTGGATTCGGGGAGGATCGAACTAA
- the LOC113784963 gene encoding chromo domain-containing protein LHP1-like, with protein sequence MSKKTSESPKDVPAVNLPSLSDGFYEVEAILRKRVRKGKVEYFVKWFGWDESANSWEPPESLICVPDVVEAFEESLKSAKQQKGKRKHGDSSSLGSAKHATDESSVNAPEEVTE encoded by the exons ATGAGCAAGAAAACTTCGGAATCCCCAAAAGATGTTCCTGCCGTCAATTTACCCTCTCTCAGTGACGGCTTTTATGAAGTCGAAGCTATTCTTCGTAAGAGGGTCCGCAAG GGTAAGGTGGAGTATTTTGTCAAATG GTTCGGATGGGATGAGTCAGCAAACAGCTGGGAGCCTCCAGAGAGCTTAATTTGTGTTCCTGATGTTGTTGAAGCTTTTGAAGAGAG CTTGAAATCAGCAAAGCAACAGAAGGGCAAACGCAAACATGGTGATAGCAGCAGTCTTGGAAGTGCCAAACATGCTACTGATGAAAGCTCTGTGAATGCTCCAGAAGAGGTTACTGAGTAA